From one Amaranthus tricolor cultivar Red isolate AtriRed21 chromosome 17, ASM2621246v1, whole genome shotgun sequence genomic stretch:
- the LOC130803781 gene encoding thioredoxin H9-like, with protein sequence MDFTASKICCCNYFGLCGSTTNEDEDSFHANGNVQHIMTIEGWEETLNQNNKVIIACFKASWCGPCKIMEPFYGDLSRKYVSLLFVSIDIDDVPDLSESFDIQATPTFFFFLDRQEIDKFVGSNKADLQKKIVSASGLQGRGDN encoded by the coding sequence ATGGATTTTACGGCGAGTAAAATATGCTGTTGTAATTATTTCGGACTATGTGGATCAACAACCAATGAAGACGAAGATTCATTTCATGCAAATGGAAATGTACAACATATCATGACGATTGAAGGTTGGGAAGAGACATTAAACCAAAACAATAAGGTAATTATAGCGTGTTTTAAGGCTTCATGGTGCGGACCTTGTAAGATAATGGAACCATTTTACGGAGATTTGTCACGAAAATATGTGTCCCTCTTATTCGTTAGCATTGATATCGATGATGTGCCAGACCTTAGTGAATCATTTGATATCCAAGCTACGCCTACGTTTTTCTTCTTCTTGGATAGGCAAGAGATCGACAAATTTGTTGGTTCAAACAAAGCAGACTTACAAAAAAAGATTGTTTCCGCTTCTGGATTGCAAGGTCGAGGAGATAACTAG